A region of Fibrobacter sp. UWP2 DNA encodes the following proteins:
- a CDS encoding DUF1926 domain-containing protein, with protein sequence MKPTISFVLQLSPSTAYENLDAVARNVLDGIDVLLNSGNVKCSVYMDGPTIEALRKVAKPLMFGKIKSGIREGVLEFLGGGFYDPMLSFFPEELQSMQLNTHKSLLNKCFDVEPQGFYNSSLVWEMGMTAVLERAGFDYALVSEAAIQDALGRSTPVSGWFTIEDKASFVRIVPVADTLSKAIENDDLNWMHIAEPYCRGGRSAVVLLNLPPDPSEIVHFFERLVDFVETNDVQTWPVGYAVNQLNSEGSLSYLISAGHKLGLPSTARSCREMLIRRPEINLLQKSFLSLYRRAKVALEPKKFNAFCEKLMPVMSPIFFRDLCNNEGMQSLNVRQWAYRYLVTAAKELDRLTDFAGFRFDVCDFLLLGRKVIVLENRDFSCLLDFYAGGILRSLYFKPTPLNLLNAWRDDGEPTVAFLDCLLPNADMGATKIEQYLAGRENMLAEPFDYQIKRGDSGAGVELLEEQGFTLGEKKGVFHVKKSFEFDSSEAAISANYKVMNSTYVESKCYFGTLFEFGVLENSNGIGITIDGEAVKWDKKAPFVYPEATTLAIKDYALGCTIHMKFDKPASLFIGSMFGATASAAPEVFQGICVYPFWRTALKVTEELEFKVNLSVIKK encoded by the coding sequence ATGAAACCGACCATTTCCTTTGTGCTGCAGCTTTCGCCCTCCACGGCTTACGAGAATCTCGATGCGGTCGCACGCAACGTGCTCGACGGCATTGACGTGCTGCTGAACTCTGGAAATGTCAAGTGCTCTGTGTACATGGACGGCCCTACCATCGAGGCGCTGCGCAAGGTGGCGAAGCCTTTGATGTTTGGCAAAATCAAGAGCGGCATTCGCGAAGGCGTGCTCGAATTTTTGGGCGGCGGCTTTTACGACCCCATGCTCTCGTTTTTCCCCGAAGAACTGCAGTCCATGCAGTTGAACACGCACAAGAGCCTGCTCAACAAGTGTTTTGACGTGGAGCCGCAGGGCTTCTACAATTCCTCCCTGGTGTGGGAGATGGGGATGACCGCGGTTCTTGAACGGGCTGGATTTGACTACGCCCTGGTGAGCGAGGCCGCCATCCAAGACGCGCTGGGGCGTTCGACGCCCGTTTCGGGATGGTTCACCATCGAGGATAAGGCCTCCTTTGTGCGAATTGTCCCTGTGGCCGACACGCTCTCCAAGGCGATAGAGAATGACGACCTGAACTGGATGCACATTGCGGAACCGTATTGCCGTGGCGGCCGTTCGGCGGTTGTGCTTTTGAACTTGCCGCCCGACCCGAGCGAGATTGTACACTTCTTTGAACGTCTGGTGGACTTTGTCGAGACGAACGACGTGCAGACTTGGCCCGTGGGCTACGCGGTGAACCAGCTGAACTCCGAGGGTTCACTCAGCTACTTGATCTCGGCGGGGCATAAGCTGGGCCTCCCTTCGACGGCGCGCAGCTGCCGTGAGATGCTGATTCGCAGACCCGAGATCAACCTGCTGCAAAAATCGTTCTTGAGTCTGTACCGCCGCGCCAAGGTGGCGCTGGAACCCAAGAAGTTCAACGCCTTTTGCGAAAAACTGATGCCGGTGATGTCACCGATATTCTTTAGGGATCTGTGCAACAACGAGGGCATGCAGAGTTTGAACGTGCGCCAGTGGGCGTACCGTTACCTGGTCACGGCGGCCAAAGAACTGGACCGCCTTACCGACTTTGCGGGTTTCCGCTTTGATGTGTGCGACTTTTTGCTGCTCGGGCGCAAGGTGATTGTGCTCGAGAACCGCGATTTCTCGTGTCTGCTCGATTTTTATGCGGGCGGAATTTTGCGTTCCCTGTACTTTAAGCCGACTCCTCTCAACTTGCTCAACGCCTGGCGTGACGACGGTGAACCCACCGTGGCGTTCCTCGATTGCCTTTTGCCCAATGCTGACATGGGCGCGACCAAGATTGAGCAGTACTTGGCGGGCCGCGAGAACATGCTGGCCGAACCCTTCGATTACCAGATCAAGCGGGGCGACTCGGGTGCGGGCGTGGAACTTTTGGAAGAGCAGGGCTTTACCCTGGGCGAGAAGAAGGGTGTATTCCATGTTAAAAAGTCCTTTGAGTTCGACAGCTCCGAGGCGGCCATTAGCGCGAACTACAAGGTGATGAATTCCACCTATGTGGAATCCAAGTGCTATTTTGGGACGCTCTTTGAATTCGGCGTGCTCGAGAACAGCAACGGTATTGGCATTACGATTGACGGCGAAGCGGTCAAGTGGGACAAGAAGGCCCCGTTCGTTTACCCCGAGGCGACGACCCTCGCCATTAAGGACTATGCGCTGGGTTGTACCATCCACATGAAATTCGACAAGCCGGCGTCGCTCTTTATTGGCTCCATGTTCGGGGCTACGGCGTCGGCGGCTCCAGAGGTTTTCCAAGGTATTTGCGTGTACCCCTTCTGGCGCACGGCCTTGAAAGTGACCGAGGAACTTGAATTTAAGGTTAATTTGTCTGTAATAAAAAAGTGA
- a CDS encoding lytic transglycosylase domain-containing protein yields the protein MTIAVFAALTLAIAAFVGYWHMRNGELGELAKQEAELRGDLEQLDTWGKWTIDYVKIDKVVDHLSKNRLDSEARRKLTEQIWQISRSYSLDPLLILAVVAQESHGNPNARGRMKSGKASGALGLMQIKLETAQKMAQHFGLRVNTSEDLLKPEINVTVGTAYLIRLIGKYGSWKDALIAYNLGHSAVDRMLEKGQALPTRYYERVISKYWDLAHLSFL from the coding sequence TTGACCATTGCTGTTTTTGCTGCGTTGACGCTTGCGATTGCGGCTTTTGTCGGCTATTGGCACATGCGCAACGGGGAACTGGGCGAACTCGCCAAGCAGGAGGCAGAACTCCGCGGGGACTTGGAGCAGCTGGACACCTGGGGCAAGTGGACCATCGATTACGTGAAAATAGACAAGGTGGTGGATCACCTCTCCAAGAACAGGTTGGATTCCGAGGCGCGCCGCAAACTCACCGAGCAGATTTGGCAAATTTCACGGTCGTATTCGCTGGACCCGCTCTTGATTTTGGCGGTGGTGGCGCAAGAGAGCCACGGCAATCCCAATGCGCGCGGCCGCATGAAGTCGGGCAAGGCGTCGGGAGCTTTGGGGCTTATGCAGATCAAGCTCGAGACTGCGCAAAAGATGGCGCAGCACTTTGGGCTCCGCGTCAACACCTCGGAGGACTTGCTCAAGCCCGAGATCAACGTGACCGTGGGGACTGCTTACCTGATTCGCCTCATTGGCAAGTACGGCAGCTGGAAGGACGCCTTGATCGCCTACAACCTGGGGCATTCGGCCGTCGACAGGATGCTCGAAAAGGGGCAAGCCTTGCCGACGCGTTACTATGAGCGCGTAATTTCAAAGTATTGGGATTTGGCGCACCTTTCTTTTTTGTAA
- a CDS encoding TolC family protein, protein MIRSLLPFLLVALAYAGEVRYDCAHFVEAGLNNDPVLAETRYGTDAKKNKIRALKAEAILPTFNVSMMVGPAPGLRDEIDSEGDTMSVYDFSKMGPFWGVQAKFVQPLNLGQYRAGKKALEADLQQKTYSIENQVHKKDVELQTYYYNYLLAKEMQKLAAAAKEQVDKAYDQMEEALDDDDPNVSQMDFLNLKAKMHTVKEGVTEADLGMKRVQLAIRFSLGLDDGDVFVAEDTVLQPRPEPLPLLDEVRNLTLQNHPELKQLQAGLLARRTQMDLAEAKLAPEFFIMGEFEYVKSWAGNRSVMQKDAFAEDAVNKLDGLIGIGLRYRLNFWKYWEDFRSARTEYRGLQLKDKYAADGLIAKAEEQYYQVEAAREKMDALKESLRASEAILKGAAMQYDLDKSKTGALVSAYTQNVTLQKDYYFAVCNYNVQFAELIAKMGMSLAEFQSKYVK, encoded by the coding sequence ATGATTAGGAGTCTTCTTCCATTTTTGCTGGTCGCTTTGGCGTATGCGGGCGAGGTCCGCTACGACTGTGCGCATTTTGTGGAAGCGGGCTTGAACAATGACCCCGTTTTGGCGGAAACACGCTACGGGACTGACGCCAAAAAGAACAAGATCCGCGCTTTGAAGGCGGAGGCGATTTTGCCCACGTTCAATGTTTCGATGATGGTGGGGCCCGCCCCGGGCCTTCGCGACGAAATCGACAGCGAGGGCGACACGATGAGCGTCTACGACTTTTCGAAGATGGGCCCGTTTTGGGGTGTGCAGGCGAAGTTTGTGCAACCGCTGAACCTGGGGCAGTACCGCGCGGGCAAAAAGGCTTTGGAGGCGGACCTTCAGCAAAAGACTTACTCCATTGAGAACCAAGTCCACAAGAAGGACGTGGAGCTCCAGACGTACTACTACAATTACTTGCTCGCCAAGGAGATGCAAAAGCTCGCCGCCGCCGCCAAGGAGCAGGTCGACAAGGCCTACGACCAAATGGAGGAGGCGCTGGACGACGACGACCCCAACGTGAGCCAGATGGACTTTTTGAACCTGAAGGCGAAAATGCACACGGTCAAGGAGGGCGTCACCGAGGCTGACCTTGGCATGAAACGAGTGCAACTCGCCATCCGCTTTTCGCTGGGCTTGGACGACGGCGACGTGTTTGTCGCCGAGGACACTGTTTTGCAGCCGCGGCCGGAACCGCTCCCGCTTTTGGACGAGGTGCGCAACCTGACTCTGCAGAACCACCCCGAACTCAAGCAGCTGCAGGCTGGGCTTTTGGCGCGCCGCACGCAAATGGACCTTGCCGAGGCGAAGCTTGCGCCCGAGTTCTTTATTATGGGCGAGTTCGAGTACGTAAAGAGCTGGGCGGGCAACCGCAGCGTGATGCAGAAGGACGCCTTTGCCGAGGACGCCGTGAACAAGCTGGACGGCCTGATTGGCATTGGGCTCCGCTACCGCCTGAACTTTTGGAAGTACTGGGAAGATTTCCGCAGCGCCCGCACCGAGTATCGCGGGCTGCAGCTCAAGGACAAGTACGCCGCCGACGGCTTGATTGCCAAGGCCGAGGAACAATACTACCAGGTGGAGGCGGCGCGGGAGAAAATGGATGCCCTCAAGGAGAGCCTACGGGCTTCGGAAGCCATTTTGAAGGGTGCCGCCATGCAGTACGATTTGGACAAGTCCAAGACGGGGGCGCTGGTCTCGGCGTACACCCAGAACGTGACCCTGCAAAAGGATTATTACTTTGCCGTGTGCAACTACAACGTCCAGTTTGCAGAACTGATCGCCAAGATGGGAATGTCGCTGGCCGAGTTCCAATCCAAGTATGTAAAATAG
- a CDS encoding phospholipid-binding protein MlaC translates to MLKKLMIAVACASLVAFAADDPVAAIKKKDAELQALIKKSSRNAKETERVKSLLNDSFDFELLAKKSLSSSDWKAQDEASQKKFVAEFQRMVRNSSAKRLELYRADSTVYEPAKMKGADEARVVAHLWYKGKESVLEYKMSVVNGNWKAWDLVIDDLSTARNYKDQFGQILKTKSFAELIDIISKKADEAEK, encoded by the coding sequence ATGCTTAAGAAGTTAATGATTGCTGTTGCCTGCGCGTCTTTGGTCGCCTTTGCCGCAGATGACCCTGTGGCCGCTATCAAAAAGAAGGACGCGGAACTGCAGGCGCTCATCAAGAAGTCGAGCCGCAACGCCAAGGAGACGGAGCGCGTGAAGTCGCTTTTGAACGATTCGTTCGACTTTGAACTGCTTGCGAAAAAGTCCCTCTCGTCTAGCGATTGGAAAGCCCAGGACGAGGCCTCGCAAAAGAAGTTCGTTGCCGAATTCCAGCGCATGGTGCGCAATTCCAGCGCCAAGCGCCTGGAACTCTACCGCGCCGATTCCACTGTTTACGAACCCGCCAAAATGAAGGGCGCCGACGAGGCCCGCGTGGTGGCGCACCTGTGGTACAAGGGCAAGGAGTCGGTGCTCGAATACAAGATGAGTGTGGTGAACGGCAACTGGAAGGCTTGGGACCTGGTGATTGACGACCTCTCGACGGCTCGCAATTACAAGGACCAGTTCGGCCAGATCCTCAAGACCAAGAGCTTTGCCGAACTCATCGACATCATTAGCAAAAAGGCTGACGAAGCCGAGAAGTAG